A genomic stretch from Desulfolutivibrio sulfodismutans DSM 3696 includes:
- a CDS encoding pilus assembly FimT family protein — MNNPPAPGFTLAETLVVLLIMSAMAAMVLPGIAPLLGGEDFRTAAGRLSEAFARARLDAVIDGTRRRVVLDLDEGRFWVDHVPRTASGVDVPDTTADAQDASRRDPSLPDPVKRALPDDLRLIEVSVFGGDPVTTGRVSVRVLPLGLSEPCSLVLADKSETERRLDVPATGAPSWRDATGDATVERAAP; from the coding sequence TTGAATAACCCCCCGGCCCCGGGCTTCACCCTGGCCGAAACCCTGGTGGTGCTTTTGATCATGAGCGCCATGGCCGCCATGGTCCTGCCGGGGATCGCGCCCCTTCTGGGCGGCGAGGACTTTCGAACCGCCGCCGGGCGGTTGTCCGAGGCCTTTGCCCGGGCCAGACTCGATGCGGTCATCGACGGCACGCGCCGCCGGGTGGTGCTCGATCTGGACGAAGGACGCTTCTGGGTGGATCATGTGCCCCGGACAGCGTCCGGGGTCGATGTCCCGGATACCACTGCGGACGCCCAGGATGCCTCCCGGCGCGACCCCTCCCTGCCCGATCCCGTGAAGCGCGCCCTGCCTGACGATCTCCGCCTGATCGAGGTGTCGGTATTCGGCGGCGATCCGGTGACCACCGGCCGGGTGTCCGTGCGGGTGCTGCCCCTGGGGCTTTCCGAACCGTGTTCCCTGGTCCTGGCGGATAAAAGCGAGACCGAACGGCGGCTGGACGTCCCGGCCACGGGGGCGCCCTCCTGGCGGGACGCCACGGGCGATGCGACGGTTGAGCGGGCCGCGCCATGA
- the gspI gene encoding type II secretion system minor pseudopilin GspI, protein MTSARVLAHVRPGLPDSPARTGFTLLETMVAVVVLATAMVAVLSVCLNIQNARLRAVRAQAAALTLRDRLADMTAFGVNRLESRQGVQETAGGDWRWSVDVADSALPGLSLVTVTVAPDTSGEADEKPEPRLRVTSLSGRR, encoded by the coding sequence ATGACGTCGGCCCGCGTCCTGGCCCATGTGCGTCCTGGCCTGCCGGACAGCCCGGCCCGAACCGGTTTCACCCTGCTGGAGACCATGGTGGCCGTGGTGGTCCTGGCCACGGCCATGGTGGCGGTGCTCTCCGTGTGCCTCAACATCCAAAACGCCCGCCTGCGGGCCGTGCGCGCCCAGGCCGCCGCCCTGACCCTTCGCGACCGGCTGGCCGACATGACGGCCTTCGGGGTCAACCGCCTGGAATCGCGTCAGGGCGTCCAGGAGACGGCGGGCGGCGACTGGCGCTGGAGCGTGGACGTGGCCGACTCGGCGCTTCCGGGCCTGAGTCTGGTCACGGTCACGGTGGCCCCGGACACCTCGGGCGAGGCCGACGAAAAGCCCGAGCCCCGGTTGCGCGTGACCAGCCTGTCGGGGCGGCGATGA
- a CDS encoding PulJ/GspJ family protein, producing MRREAQTAPAGFTLFEVLTALAILAGAFVGIFAVFRVASDVAVNTREQGAARETARVVRVLLARDLDSVFHPAVADRAGRSGFRFLVPSPSGGDSRTSDGDQVVVDMITLARLDFDRDEPTAGLTRVRYLLRPSDDGETRFTLVRAELADPHLLPSTLSDPPWREVTLARNVAAFSLAPLDERRAERDSWDSRTRESQGNEALPRMLVATYRPVREATDTSPTDGDGPAGSFTTRLALPIGGVSPQGVQ from the coding sequence ATGAGGCGGGAGGCGCAGACGGCCCCGGCCGGATTCACGCTTTTCGAGGTGCTCACCGCCCTGGCCATCCTGGCCGGGGCCTTCGTGGGCATTTTCGCCGTGTTCCGGGTGGCCTCGGACGTGGCCGTCAACACCAGGGAACAGGGCGCGGCCCGGGAGACGGCCCGGGTGGTCCGGGTGCTTCTGGCCAGGGATCTGGATTCGGTCTTCCACCCGGCCGTGGCCGACCGCGCCGGGCGCTCGGGATTCCGATTTCTCGTGCCCAGCCCCTCGGGCGGCGATTCCCGGACCAGCGACGGGGATCAGGTGGTCGTGGACATGATCACCCTGGCCCGGCTCGACTTCGACCGCGACGAGCCAACGGCGGGGCTGACCCGGGTGCGCTATCTGCTGCGGCCCTCGGATGACGGCGAAACGCGGTTTACGCTGGTCCGGGCCGAACTGGCGGACCCGCATCTTCTTCCTTCGACCCTGTCTGATCCGCCCTGGCGCGAGGTGACTTTGGCCCGGAACGTGGCGGCATTTTCCCTGGCCCCCCTGGATGAACGTCGGGCCGAACGCGACAGCTGGGACAGCCGGACGCGCGAAAGCCAGGGCAACGAGGCCCTGCCCCGTATGCTTGTGGCCACCTACCGGCCGGTGCGCGAGGCCACGGACACCTCGCCCACGGATGGCGACGGCCCGGCCGGTTCCTTCACGACCCGGCTGGCCCTGCCCATTGGCGGCGTCTCCCCCCAGGGGGTGCAATGA
- a CDS encoding type II secretion system minor pseudopilin, giving the protein MNRPARRPGQAGAALLLVLILVAALSLALAGALPLARLEMAGESTEAAAVTARARVDSGLLLAASLLSRDATINQFDHPGEAWSAFFASDAERARIMAEGQVTDSAVAGLFADGALSGTVTDESGKIPVNALIIGGSSPYVRILRDLLLGPTFKLTEVEANRVVLAILDWVDVDSQPADSATLGSDFRSGYSGAEAPYYTALGRDHLPPNATMLSLGELLRVRGVTPAIYDGTAGRPGLKDLLTVHGKGTTGINVNTAPEPVLAALAWKNGESAALAFARDVVEFRAQPGNFAALQNPEWVRTTLSAHANLVLAGVSLTSRGTYYCADLTGVSGSSKARLLAWLRRDDDGKIVVVARRAW; this is encoded by the coding sequence ATGAACCGGCCCGCTAGGCGCCCCGGGCAGGCCGGGGCGGCGCTTCTTCTGGTGCTCATCCTGGTGGCCGCCCTGTCCCTGGCCCTGGCCGGGGCCCTGCCCCTGGCCCGGCTGGAGATGGCCGGGGAGAGCACCGAGGCGGCGGCGGTCACGGCCCGGGCCCGGGTCGATTCCGGGCTGCTTCTGGCCGCGTCGCTTTTGTCCCGCGACGCGACGATCAACCAATTCGATCATCCGGGCGAGGCCTGGTCCGCCTTTTTCGCAAGCGACGCCGAAAGGGCCAGGATCATGGCCGAGGGGCAGGTCACGGACAGCGCGGTGGCCGGGCTTTTTGCCGATGGCGCGCTTTCGGGCACGGTGACGGACGAATCCGGGAAGATTCCGGTCAACGCCCTGATCATCGGCGGCTCGTCTCCCTATGTCCGGATTCTGCGCGATCTGTTGCTCGGCCCGACCTTCAAACTGACCGAGGTCGAGGCCAACCGGGTGGTGCTGGCCATCCTGGACTGGGTGGACGTCGACAGCCAGCCCGCAGACTCCGCAACCCTGGGCAGCGACTTCCGCTCAGGGTACAGCGGCGCCGAGGCCCCGTACTATACCGCCCTGGGCCGGGACCACCTGCCGCCCAACGCCACCATGCTGTCTTTGGGGGAACTGTTGCGGGTGCGCGGGGTGACCCCCGCGATCTACGACGGCACGGCCGGTCGTCCGGGGCTCAAGGATCTGCTCACGGTCCACGGCAAGGGGACGACGGGCATCAACGTGAACACCGCTCCCGAGCCGGTGCTGGCGGCCCTGGCCTGGAAAAACGGCGAATCCGCGGCCCTGGCCTTCGCCCGGGACGTGGTCGAGTTCCGGGCGCAGCCCGGCAACTTCGCCGCCCTGCAGAATCCTGAATGGGTGCGCACCACCCTTTCGGCCCATGCCAACCTGGTGTTGGCCGGAGTTTCGCTCACGTCCCGAGGGACGTATTATTGCGCCGATCTCACAGGCGTGTCGGGTTCCTCCAAGGCCCGGCTCCTGGCCTGGCTCAGGCGGGACGATGACGGCAAAATCGTGGTGGTCGCCCGCCGGGCGTGGTAG
- a CDS encoding PilN domain-containing protein — protein MRIAGIDVSGSEIRLVVLTRTLFRTRFEGMARAVVSPEATPAAKGRAARDLLLSQGFGGAAAILGMDSEAAMVRRVVFPFSSPGKIAKVLRLELESVMPGPLAGQALSCVRAGSDGPQPSGIFGLSGRSGRHAYQAAAIPMGVVERHREGFSALDPEVLDLDLTGLCWAALATQHALAAPSPAGQGLAAILGGLVARPPDAASRHPVLAVDVEPGRALLALCATGQPRRVRQASLAGMDPGGEAWFAELCRQIVLTLAAETGFGPADILLFGTLADAGLAERLAARLEERPGFGLCREVRCPADLGSLLFPGQDKARELTVDMAVACGLALRGVGAGGLNFLDDDPSGSSLVREALGLSGQPGHLRRAVLLGAGLGMAILAYGADASVDIQLKKAWLARLEGELATLVAQAAPGTRKGMEPGQYVSVLRDRLREMEAAWPARLRSGVGGGLTQLLRTVSRAIPEGSPVVVGEFTVDGRRVRMTATADAYETVESVRAKLLESGGFSAVEIKGATSKAGGGGVEFELEMTASGAKDGL, from the coding sequence ATGCGCATAGCGGGAATCGACGTGTCGGGAAGCGAGATTCGGCTCGTGGTCCTGACGCGCACCCTTTTTCGAACCCGGTTCGAGGGCATGGCCCGGGCCGTGGTTTCTCCCGAAGCCACCCCGGCCGCAAAGGGCCGCGCGGCGCGCGATCTGCTTTTGTCCCAAGGGTTTGGCGGCGCTGCGGCGATCCTTGGCATGGACTCGGAAGCGGCCATGGTGCGCCGGGTGGTTTTTCCCTTCAGTTCTCCGGGAAAAATTGCCAAGGTGCTGCGGCTGGAGCTTGAATCCGTCATGCCCGGCCCCCTCGCGGGGCAGGCATTGTCCTGCGTCAGGGCCGGAAGCGACGGCCCGCAGCCGTCCGGGATTTTCGGCCTGTCTGGCCGATCCGGACGGCACGCCTATCAGGCCGCCGCCATTCCCATGGGCGTGGTTGAGCGGCATCGGGAGGGATTTTCGGCCCTGGACCCGGAGGTGTTGGACCTGGATCTGACCGGTCTGTGTTGGGCGGCCCTGGCCACCCAACACGCCCTGGCCGCGCCGTCCCCGGCCGGACAGGGCCTTGCGGCGATCCTTGGCGGCCTCGTCGCCCGGCCGCCGGACGCGGCATCCCGGCACCCGGTTCTGGCCGTGGACGTGGAGCCCGGCCGGGCGCTTCTGGCCTTGTGCGCCACGGGGCAACCCCGGCGGGTGCGCCAGGCCTCCCTGGCCGGAATGGACCCGGGCGGCGAGGCGTGGTTTGCGGAGTTGTGTCGGCAGATCGTCTTGACCCTGGCGGCCGAGACGGGGTTTGGCCCGGCCGATATCCTGCTTTTCGGGACGCTGGCCGATGCCGGACTGGCCGAACGGCTGGCGGCGCGGCTGGAGGAGCGGCCTGGGTTTGGCCTGTGCCGCGAGGTGCGCTGCCCGGCGGACCTGGGAAGCCTTCTTTTTCCCGGCCAGGACAAGGCCCGGGAACTCACTGTGGACATGGCCGTGGCCTGCGGCCTGGCGCTTCGCGGCGTCGGGGCGGGGGGGCTCAATTTTCTGGACGACGACCCGTCCGGGAGCTCCCTGGTGCGCGAGGCCCTGGGGCTTTCGGGGCAACCCGGGCATCTTCGGCGGGCCGTGCTCCTCGGGGCCGGGCTGGGGATGGCGATACTGGCCTACGGGGCGGACGCCTCAGTCGACATCCAACTCAAAAAGGCCTGGCTGGCCCGTCTGGAGGGGGAGTTGGCCACCCTCGTGGCCCAGGCCGCCCCGGGCACGCGCAAGGGCATGGAGCCCGGCCAGTATGTCAGCGTGCTGCGGGACCGGCTCCGGGAGATGGAGGCGGCTTGGCCCGCCAGGCTGCGTTCCGGGGTGGGCGGCGGACTGACCCAGCTTTTGCGCACGGTCTCCCGGGCCATTCCCGAGGGATCGCCGGTGGTGGTGGGGGAATTCACCGTGGACGGGCGGCGGGTGCGCATGACGGCCACGGCCGACGCCTATGAGACCGTGGAGTCGGTACGCGCCAAGCTTTTGGAATCGGGCGGTTTTTCCGCTGTCGAGATCAAGGGGGCGACCTCCAAGGCGGGGGGCGGCGGGGTGGAGTTTGAACTGGAGATGACCGCCAGCGGCGCAAAGGACGGCCTGTGA
- a CDS encoding tetratricopeptide repeat protein: protein MPIARPRALPAFAVFAATVWIVAALLSGCGAHGASKTDPGAANDMAIAGQLYAEKRYPEALPLYDRALAKDPKSAKALLGRAVVLYKLGRYADSIKTLNVLLSQDKTHTAGYYNRGLAKARLEKYREAAADFEITLALKPDFAQAENNLGLVYFSLDETDNALTHFDRAASLMGDAPFEPLFNKAAVLQARLEYEKALPIYDYLVTMRPNDANSLNNRGYIRLMRGEDAEAVADFSRALAVAEDKEIYFNRAIALGRLGRNKEAVDDYRRAVAVDPKFVKGWKNLGLMRLRLEDAAGCDDLVRACELGSCQSIEECRRQGTCP, encoded by the coding sequence ATGCCCATTGCCCGTCCCCGCGCCCTGCCCGCCTTCGCCGTTTTTGCGGCGACGGTATGGATCGTCGCGGCCCTTTTATCTGGGTGCGGCGCCCACGGCGCGTCCAAGACGGACCCGGGAGCTGCAAACGACATGGCCATCGCCGGGCAGCTCTATGCCGAAAAACGCTATCCGGAGGCACTGCCCCTCTACGACCGGGCCCTGGCCAAAGACCCGAAATCCGCCAAGGCCCTTCTGGGCCGGGCCGTGGTTCTGTACAAGCTGGGCCGCTACGCGGACTCCATCAAGACCCTCAACGTTCTCTTGTCCCAGGACAAGACCCATACGGCCGGGTATTACAACCGGGGACTGGCCAAGGCCCGGCTGGAAAAATACCGCGAGGCCGCGGCCGACTTCGAGATCACCCTGGCGCTCAAGCCCGATTTCGCCCAGGCCGAAAACAATCTGGGGCTGGTCTATTTTTCCCTGGACGAAACCGACAACGCCCTGACGCATTTCGACCGGGCCGCCTCCCTCATGGGCGACGCCCCCTTCGAACCGCTGTTCAACAAGGCCGCCGTGCTCCAGGCCCGCTTGGAATACGAAAAGGCCCTGCCCATCTACGATTATCTGGTGACCATGCGTCCAAACGACGCCAATTCCCTGAACAACCGGGGCTACATCCGGCTCATGCGGGGCGAGGACGCCGAGGCCGTGGCGGATTTTTCCCGGGCCCTGGCCGTGGCCGAAGACAAGGAGATCTATTTCAACAGGGCCATCGCCCTGGGCCGCCTGGGACGCAACAAGGAGGCCGTGGACGACTACCGCCGGGCGGTGGCCGTCGATCCGAAATTCGTCAAGGGATGGAAGAACCTGGGGCTTATGCGCCTGCGCCTGGAAGACGCGGCCGGATGCGACGATCTGGTCCGGGCCTGCGAACTGGGCTCATGCCAATCCATCGAGGAATGCCGCCGCCAGGGAACCTGTCCCTGA
- the metW gene encoding methionine biosynthesis protein MetW produces MRYDLQIIASWIEPGAKVLDLGCGAGDLLSHLIREKGIRGSGIEIDEAKVAEGLTRGLSMVHGDINEEVRDYPDQAFDDVILSQTLQQVYDPARLIREMLRVGKRGIVSFPNFAHYGVRAQLFFKGKAPVSRELPYQWYDTPNIRVIALKDFRRFCKASGFAILHETAIRTPHHQETGRVATLFPNLLATYGIFRLGRATPPPP; encoded by the coding sequence ATGCGCTACGACCTGCAAATCATCGCCTCCTGGATCGAGCCTGGCGCCAAGGTGCTGGACCTGGGCTGCGGCGCGGGGGATCTGCTCTCCCACCTCATCCGGGAAAAGGGCATCCGCGGCTCGGGCATCGAGATCGACGAGGCCAAGGTGGCCGAGGGACTCACCCGCGGGCTGTCCATGGTGCATGGCGACATCAACGAAGAGGTGCGCGATTATCCGGACCAGGCCTTCGACGACGTGATCCTGAGCCAGACCCTGCAACAGGTCTACGATCCGGCCCGGCTCATCCGGGAGATGCTGCGGGTGGGAAAACGCGGCATCGTCAGCTTCCCCAACTTCGCCCACTATGGCGTGCGCGCCCAGCTTTTTTTCAAGGGCAAAGCCCCGGTCTCCCGGGAGCTTCCCTACCAGTGGTACGACACCCCCAACATCCGGGTCATCGCCCTCAAGGACTTCCGGCGCTTTTGCAAGGCCTCGGGGTTCGCCATCCTGCACGAGACGGCCATACGCACCCCGCACCACCAGGAAACCGGCCGGGTGGCCACCCTTTTTCCCAACCTTCTGGCCACCTACGGCATCTTCCGGCTCGGCCGGGCAACGCCCCCGCCGCCCTGA